A single window of Gossypium hirsutum isolate 1008001.06 chromosome A10, Gossypium_hirsutum_v2.1, whole genome shotgun sequence DNA harbors:
- the LOC107951555 gene encoding syntaxin-81: MSRFRDRTEDFKDAVRQSAISSGFNESKLAAIMASFIIHKPRQRTPFLKSALKTLESIGALDQFLLKHRKDYVDRHRTTEQERDSIEHEVTAFVKACKEQIDVLKNCINDEEASSKGWLGIRDSSNADTIAHKHGVVLILSEKLHSVTAQFDQMRAVRFQEAINRAMPRRKLKKVVDSNSIDTSKPLNLEHRETYENQPEPLRLQQELLDDETRALQVELTSLLDAVQDTETKMVEMSALNHLMSTHVLQQAQQIEHLYDQAVEATKNVELGNKELSQAIQRNRSSRTFLVLFFFVLTFSILFLDWYN, translated from the exons atgtcGAGATTCAGAGATCGGACTGAAGATTTCAAAGACGCTGTACGGCAATCTGCAATTTCATCAGGTTTCAACGAG TCTAAATTAGCAGCAATTATGGCGtctttcataatccataaaccACGGCAAAGGACGCCCTTTCTTAAATCTGCACTCAAAACG TTGGAGAGTATCGGAGCTTTGGATCAGTTCTTGTTAAAGCACCGTAAAGATTACGTGGATCGTCACCGAACAACTGAGCAAGAAAGGGACAGCATTGAACATGAA GTTACTGCTTTTGTTAAAGCTTGCAAAGAACAAATTGATGTTctcaaaaattgtataaatgatGAAGAGGCAAGCTCGAAGGGGTGGCTTGGGATTAGGGATTCCTCGAATGCTGATACGATAGCGCACAAACATGGAGTG GTACTAATTTTGAGTGAGAAACTTCATTCGGTCACGGCACAGTTTGATCAGATGAGAGCTGTTCGTTTCCAAGAAGCTATCAATAGAGCAATGCCAAGAAGAAAACTTAAGAAGGTTGTTGACTCAAATTCTATAGATACCTCTAAACCATTGAACTTGGAGCACAGAGAGACCTATGAGAATCAACCTGAACCTCTTAGACTCCAACAGGAATTACTGGACGATGAAACCCGTGCTCTTCAG GTCGAGTTGACTAGTCTTCTAGACGCTGTTCAGGACACCGAAACTAAAATGGTGGAGATGTCTGCACTAAATCATCTCATGTCCACACATGTTCTGCAGCAAGCTCAACAGATAGAACATCTTTATGATCAG GCCGTTGAAGCAACAAAAAACGTAGAGCTTGGTAACAAAGAGCTTTCACAAGCTATCCAAAGGAACCGCAGTAGCCGGACCTTTCTAGTGCTTTTCTTCTTTGTTCTTACCTTTTCAATCTTGTTTCTTGACTGGTATAACTAA